taaatatactaaaaaccaatgAAATGTGCATTTTCAAAAGATTAAATATATTCAATGTGAATcttagaaacattatttttaaaagaagaaaaaaaatgttagaagTCCATAGTCTGAGGTTCTGGAagtatgacttctttttttcttttgcctcaacctcctgggctccagcgatcctcttgcctcagcctaacaagtagctgggactacagacacatgcctccatgcccagttaattttgttcaCTGGAAATATGACTTCTTCATAAAGCATCCAAGAAGCCCAAGAAGGGAAAACTTCCCTACTCACTGATAACCATTCAATTCATCAAATGTTTCTCTGAAATAAACCCACAATGCTGTGAAAGGGCAAATAGTGATTCTCACATCTAATAAAACACACATCTCCCTAAAGACTTACTTTGATATGCTGTGATCTCTGGGCAGCATCCATCGGAtgcaggacctgcagcccacacATGTCACAAGAATCCCCGTGGAGATACACACAGTTCTCCCCGTATCGGCACTCTCCCACTGCAGCATAGGGGCACAGCTGCTTCTTTGTCTCCACGGCGGTTTGCTCTTTCTCTGATTCTTCCTTGGTCACTGAGCCCTGCGGGGGTGCTTCAGTGCAGGAAGGCGCAGCTGAAAATGTGTAAGAGGGTGGTAAAGGTCCAAATGGATAAGGCATGAACTATAAGAGAACTGAGAATCTAactgcaaaaaatgaaaataaaactgcaatGAAATACCAAAACAGTCTACTGAACTAATTTCTTcacttgaaagaaaggaatttttttacCGCTGGTATTTCCAAGATTAGacttgtaaaaaaaaacaaaaaaacaaaaaaaacaaaaacattgcttCTTTATCTATGCCTTGGGTAActgaaatttaatttcaaaaagtACTCATTAAAGACAGGATTCAGTTTTTCAAAACATTCTGAATTCATTTCACTGGGATTCAAAGTTTCCTTCACTCTATCTGTAAATCTTAGGTAATCCAAATTAAAGTACTGTACTAAGATTAAACTAAAAAAGGAATAGAAGCAGAAAGGGGAAAGTTGTCAAAACTAAGCAAATGGATGAACTGCTATCCAGCCCTCTaactcttattttcttcttcagaatACTTACTACGGCCACAGTAGGGTTGCCCAGGAACAAACTCAATAGCATTCACCCAGTCCTCTGAACCTGCTCCTACAGTTGCAAAGTTTGAATTTCTTGACTCAGCTTCGCCTGTATTCATTTCAACAAGTGGTCCAACTATCGATGACAGACTTGAGGAAGCAGCAAGGGATGACTTTGTAGTTAGCTCTGTAACACTTGCTTCTTCCTGTTTCAATGGCTTGCTATGTTCATAtctaagaaaaaattcaaaagtaagcagtcggccaggcgtggtggctcacgcctataatcccagcggtttgggaagccgaggtgggtggatcatcagagaggttgggagttcaagaccagcctggccaacgtggtgaaaccccgtctctactaaaaatgcaaaaattagctgggcatggtggcgcacctgtaatcccaactactcgggaggctgaggtaggagaatcacttgaacctaggagacagaggttgtggtgagccgagatcatgccactgtactctagcctgggcgacggagtgagactccgtctcaaaaaacaaacaaaaacaaaaacaaaaaaagtaagtacTCACTGCCTAACTTCAtatatacctttttcttttttttttttttttgagatggagtcttgctctgtcgtccaggctggagtgcaatggcgtgatctcagctcactgcaaactctgcctcctgggttcatgtgattctcctgcctcagcctcccaagtagctgggactacaggggccagccaccaaggctggctaatttttgtatctttagtggagatgccgtttggccaggctgatctcgaactcctgacctcagatgagccacccatctcggcctcccaatgtgctggggttacaggtgtgagccaccatgtctggccataTATTCCTAATACATTCCTTGGATTCTCTTTGAGCATCAACGTGCCTATATTTGTGAGTGCAGAGAGAAGCCTATGATTCTGCATGTTTAGTTATACCATGTGTGACTGCTGGTCCAGAGACCA
This DNA window, taken from Pongo pygmaeus isolate AG05252 chromosome 6, NHGRI_mPonPyg2-v2.0_pri, whole genome shotgun sequence, encodes the following:
- the MKRN1 gene encoding E3 ubiquitin-protein ligase makorin-1 isoform X3, which encodes MYIFLELPYSIIQYFMHGVCKEGDNCRYSHDLSDSPYSVVCKYFQRGYCIYGDRCRYEHSKPLKQEEASVTELTTKSSLAASSSLSSIVGPLVEMNTGEAESRNSNFATVGAGSEDWVNAIEFVPGQPYCGRTAPSCTEAPPQGSVTKEESEKEQTAVETKKQLCPYAAVGECRYGENCVYLHGDSCDMCGLQVLHPMDAAQRSQHIKSCIEAHEKDMELSFAVQRSKDMVCGICMEVVYEKANPSERRFGILSNCNHTYCLKCIRKWRSAKQFESKIIK